Within Streptomyces kaniharaensis, the genomic segment ACAGGTGCCCGGCGGTTCGCAGCACGCTCCGCTCCCACTGGGCGGCCAGCTCGGCGGCGGCCTGGTGGTGCCCGGCGTGCATCGCCTCCGCGATGGCCGGCCGCAGGTCCACCGCGGGCACCTCGACGGGCGGGCGGGTCGGCATCGGCGGCTGGTGGACGGCGGGCCTGGGCCGGGGCACCTCGACCTCGACCGGCGGCGGGGCGAGCACCACCGTGCCCGGTTCCAGCCCGGCCTGGGCGGCCGCCACCGGGTGCAGGTCCGCCAGCCGCTGGCCGACCGGACCGGACCGCAGCAGCTGGGCCAGCTGCACCGTGTAGGCCGGCGGTCGCCACGGGCCGCGCCGGGCTGGCGGGGCGACGACGCCGTACCGCTCGACGGCTTCGGGCAGCTGCAGGTCCTCCTCCCGCATCGGCAGACAGCTCGGGTCGGCGATCACGTCCACGACCACGGTCGTCGTGCCTGCCGAGCGGGCGGCGAGGGCCTGCGCCAGCCACGACCAGGGCAGCGCGGTGTACCTGATCGTCGTGCTTCCGGTCTTGGCCAGCGCGAGGTGGACCTGGTGCTGGCGGTGGTCGCGGATCAGCTGCCCGCACACGTAGACCAGCAGCGGCCCGGCGGCGGCCGCGGCCTCCTGCAGGCGGGCGAGCACGGCCTGGGGCTCGCCCGGGTCCACCAGCTGCACCGCGTCCACCGGCCCGGCCCAGCCCTGCAGCAGCCGGTCCGCCGAGACGTTCGCCAGCGTGGTCACGCCGTGCTCGGGGTCGAGCAGCCGGCGGCGGCTCCGCCTCGGTGCGGCGGCCAGCAGCAGCACTCGGCCGCGGGCCTCGCTCTGGTGGTTCGTCATGCCGTTCCCCCGTTCGTTCGTGCTGGTCAACGCGCTGAGAGGCGGGACTGTTACCGCCACTGCCGTTCCCACCTCTCGCGCTGGGAGCGCTCGACCCGGGCCCGGTAGACCTCCAGCGGGCTGACGTCCTCGGGCACCGCCAGGCTGGCCTGGAAGTCGTCCTCCGCCTCCCGGTGCCAGCCCCTCGACGGCTGCTCGGCCTGCTCGTCCTCGACCCGCCGGGCGGCCCGCTGGCGGGCCTCCTGCAGGGCGGCGCGGGCCGGGGCGGCCCCTGCCCGGTTCCACTCCGGCAGCTGGGCCTGGCGGGCCAGCAGCGCGGCGTACCGGCCGTGCTCCTCGTCGGCCCGCCAGCCGTCCGCCAGCACGGGCGGGCGGGCCTGGTCCCACTCGGTCCGGGTCTTGATGATCCGCCACAGCCGGTGGCCGACCAGGGCGGCGAGCGAGCGGGCGGAGCGGGTCTGCACCGTGATGGCCTCCACCAGCTCGCTGGCGGTCGCCCGGCGAAGTGCCAGCGCGGTGGGCTCCGCCAGCCCCTCCAGCTCACGGGCCGACAGCACCCCGGCCCCCCCTCGCTGGTGCTGCCACCAGCGGCGGCACCGGGCGAGCACCTGCCGCGCGGCGGCCAGTTCCTCGGCGCTGGGCGCCTGGCGACGGCGGGGCGGTCGCCATGCGTCCTCGTCCCCGAGCTCGCCGGTTTCCCCTGGGGTGGTGAACGTATCTCCCCACAGGGGAGATAGCGCCTTCGCGGTATAAGGAGACGTCTGACACTCAGTGGGAGAACCAGAGTCTGGTGTGACATCAGGGGCGGTGCGGGGGGCGGGGAACGGCTCCGCTGGCGGTTCCAGCGAGACCGGCGTGATCGGGGCCTGGGAGAGGTGCCCGAAGTACGAGTCGGCGTCGTCGGGCTCGGGCAGCGCGTCGCTGTCCCACAGCCGCAGGGCCTCCTCCAGGTCCTCGGGCAGGCCGGGCACGACCAGGTCCACCGGGACCTGGAGCTGGTAGCGGGCCGGGTAGCCGGGGGCGGCGTGCTGCAGGCAGCGCACCCACCCGGCCTGGACGGCCATCCGCAGGGCACGCCAAGCCGACCGCTCGGAGACGCCCTGAGCGGCCTTGTAGGTGTTGATCATGCGGGGGACGTCGCGGATGATCCCGCGCGCCCCGGACTCGTACGTGGCGTGCTGCAGCAGCGCCTGGACGGCGTCGCCGTGGCGGCGGCGCTCGTGGGCAAGGCAGGTGAGGCGGTACCAGGTGGTGCGGTGGACCGCGGGGAACCGGAGGGCTCCCGGGCTGGTCTCGGAGTCGGTGACGATCTGCGAACTGGACGACGTGGGACGCTCGGTCGTGGTGGTGTGACTCGGCGTGTCAGATCGGGGCAGTGCTGTGCAGACCGGTGAGCTGACGGCTATAGTCGTCTCCCGGATGAACGCTTAAAAGGGTGTGTCGTCCTGGACCTCGGAACCCGGCGCGGTTGGTAGCCATTGGGCGGGAATCGAGAGTCAGACAACAGCGGTATGTAGTTGACGTGGTGTGCGCCTCACGGGACGGCAATCCCGGCGGGGCGCTTCTACGTGTCTGGGGGACGTCTAGGCGATCTCCAGATCCGATCGGTTTAAGCCATCGGGCAGCATTTCACAACTCCTACGGTCCGTGCTGGTGATGACACGCACTCCTGTGGTCACTGGGATGGAACGTCCCGATTTGTGATGGTCCGAAGATCGGAAATTCTGCGACGGCGGCTCAGCCGCGCTCGTGCAGGTCCGTCCTGACGCCGAACCACCCCCGGTAGTGCAGCCGGGCGGCGAGTGCGGCGGCGGCTTCCTCGGGGCCGGCCTGGACGGCGAAGTGCTCGGTGGCCAGCTCCTGGACCCGGGCGACGGTGACGTACCGGCAGCCGTCCGGCCCGGCCGGAGTGAACGTGATCGCCATGTCCGCGGCCGACCGCAGCAACCGCCGGCGGTGCTCCCGGCCCCGCTCGGCGGCCGCCTCGACCTCGGCCAGCTGGCGGGCCCGGCGGAACGGCCTCACCACCACCACGGCGGCGCCGGCCCCCAGCATGGCGGCCACGGTCTCCAGCAGCACCCTGCCCCCTTCTCGTTCGTACTTCGGCATCTTGCCCTCGGCCCGCCCGGGGAGAACCGGGCGGGCCAGCTGCGGACCGGTCAGCGGAACTCGATGCGGCCTTCGTCGCCGGCGGGGCGGGCGACGACGGACAGCCGGAGGCGTCCGTCCGGCAAGGGGACCATCTCGACGGCGTGGAAGGCGCCGTCCCGGCCCCCGATGGCGTCGGGGGTGAAGGCGTCGCCGGGCAGGTCGATGCTGCCGCCGTTGTTCATCAGGATGGCGATCAGCATCGCGTGGGACATGTCCTCCGGGGTGGCGGCCATGGGGTGATCCTCTCGTCTCGGAGTTGACGGCCCGCCGGTCAGCGGCCGGCCTTCTTGTCGGTGGCGGCGGCCAGCTGGCCCTCCAGCTCGCTGATCCGGTCGGCGGCGGCCTGGGCGGCGGTGGCGGCCTGGTGCTTCTCCTCCAGCAGCTCCTCGACGCGGGCCCGCAGCTCCTTGGCGGTCTCCTCCATGTCCTTGACGGTCTGGCGGTGGTCCTCCCGGGCGGTCTTCGCCGACTCCTTGAGCTCGGAGATCGTCTCGTCCTTCGCCTCGGCCGTCGCGGTGGCCTTGGCGACCAGGACGGCGGCCTTCTGCTCGACGTCGGCGGCGTGGGCCTTGGCCTGGTCGCGCTCGCCCTCGGCGGTGGCCTTGTCCGCTTCGGCCCGGGTCACCTTCTCGGCGGCCTCGGCCAGCGCCTCCTGGAGCTGGCGCTGCTCGGCCTCGCGCTCCTCGGCGGTGGTGGCCTTGAACGCCTCCAGCTCCGCCGTGAACTCCGCCAGCTCGCCCTGGGCCTGGGCCACCTCGGCGGCCGCCGTCTCGCGGACCTGCGTCACCTGGGCCTCGGCCACCGCCTGGGCCTGCAGCACGCGCTCCTCGGCGGCCTCCTGGGCGGCCGCGATGGCGGAGGTCTTCTCCTCCTCCAGCCGGGCTGCGTCGGCCTCGAACTGCGTGCGGGCCTCCTGCAGCTCGGTGTCGGCCTGGTCTGCGGCGTCCTCGGCCTGCTTCCTCTCCGCCCTGGCCACGTCACGCTCGGCCTGGGCGGCCAGCCGCTGCTTGTGCTCCAAGGCGAGCGTCTTCCGCAGGTCGGCGACGTCGGCGGCCGCGCTCTCCTTCTC encodes:
- a CDS encoding pRL2-19 produces the protein MAATPEDMSHAMLIAILMNNGGSIDLPGDAFTPDAIGGRDGAFHAVEMVPLPDGRLRLSVVARPAGDEGRIEFR
- a CDS encoding coiled-coil domain-containing protein; protein product: MSEQPAEVPGDDSAAGAAVCAFPGCTRPPIPSEGVGQPNKYCDNPKHTALTAYREKKRRQRAGGEETASDRPVKEAIEGVGLLRKDVLASVQTLLDRLPAVIERLETIADPEAAAAEIQTEKESAAADVADLRKTLALEHKQRLAAQAERDVARAERKQAEDAADQADTELQEARTQFEADAARLEEEKTSAIAAAQEAAEERVLQAQAVAEAQVTQVRETAAAEVAQAQGELAEFTAELEAFKATTAEEREAEQRQLQEALAEAAEKVTRAEADKATAEGERDQAKAHAADVEQKAAVLVAKATATAEAKDETISELKESAKTAREDHRQTVKDMEETAKELRARVEELLEEKHQAATAAQAAADRISELEGQLAAATDKKAGR